In Betta splendens chromosome 19, fBetSpl5.4, whole genome shotgun sequence, the following proteins share a genomic window:
- the gprc5c gene encoding G-protein coupled receptor family C group 5 member C isoform X2, which produces MANGSTPQGCGPSVDSLYSNLCDLKAAWGIVLEAFAAAGLVFSVVLVLSLLASLPFMHGRNRRGSVPLHAFLLLFTAGLFCLTFAFIVGKDFATCASRRFLFGVLFGGCFSCLLMQSVRVNVLTRTGSGPRAWRLCLGALGLWLVEVIINAEWLIVTVVRHPQGPLNATGAAPCNIANEDFAMALIYVMTLLLAALAASVAALAGGPGRWRREGVCILLAGLLSVGIWVAWVAMYVYGNGARGSPAWDDPTLAVALVANAWAFLLLYSIPQLCCLSRDDDPQEALGEVYPERAVGYETVLKDQGYQNMFMENKGFSMDEPNQGSKPVSPYSGYTGQLRASVYQPTELAIITKAGGNPSVDAYEVSIPRASLGPSAPGGSSPLQLQDAPWKANGSGI; this is translated from the exons ATGGCCAACGGCAGCACCCCCCAGGGCTGCGGCCCCAGCGTGGACTCGCTCTACTCCAACCTGTGCGACCTGAAGGCCGCGTGGGGCATCGTGCTGGAGGCGTTCGCGGCCGCCGGCCTCGTCTTCTCCGTGGTGCTCGTCCTCTCGCTGCTCGCCAGCCTCCCCTTCATGCACGGCCGGAACCGCCGGGGCTCAGTGCCGCTGCacgccttcctgctgctcttcaccGCCGGCCTCTTCTGCCTCACCTTCGCCTTCATCGTGGGGAAGGACTTCGCCACCTGTGCCTCGCGGCGGTTCCTCTTCGGGGTGCTGTTCGGCGGCTGCTTCAGCTGCCTCCTGATGCAGAGCGTGCGGGTGAACGTGCTGACCAGAACCGGCAGCGGCCCGCGGGCCTGGCGCCTGTGCCTGGGGGCGCTGGGGCTGTGGCTGGTGGAGGTCATCATCAACGCAGAATGGCTGATCGTCACGGTGGTGCGGCACCCTCAGGGGCCGCTCAACGCCACAGGGGCCGCTCCCTGCAACATCGCCAACGAGGACTTCGCCATGGCCCTGATCTACGTGATGACGCTCCTGCTGGCGGCGCTGGCGGCCAGCGTGGCGGCGCTGGCGGGCGGGCCCGGGCGCTGGAGGCGGGAGGGCGTGTGCATCCTCCTGGCCGGCCTGCTGTCGGTGGGCATCTGGGTGGCGTGGGTCGCCATGTACGTCTACGGGAACGGCGCCCGCGGGTCGCCCGCCTGGGACGACCCCACGCTGGCCGTCGCCCTGGTGGCCAACGCCTGGGCCTTCCTGCTCCTCTACTCCATTCCCCAACTGTGCTGTTTGAGCCGGGACGACGACCCCCAGGAGGCCCTCGGGGAAGTGTACCCGGAGCGGGCCGTGGGCTACGAGACGGTCCTGAAGGACCAGGGCTACCAGAACATGTTCATGGAAAACAAGGGCTTCTCCATGGACGAGCCCAACCAAG GGTCCAAGCCGGTGTCTCCGTACAGCGGCTACACCGGGCAGCTGCGAGCTTCGGTCTACCAGCCCACGGAGCTGGCCATCATCACCAAAGCAGGTGGAAAC cccAGCGTGGACGCCTATGAAGTGAGCATCCCCAGAGCGAGCCTCGGCCCCTCAGCCCCCGGCGGGAGCAGccccctgcagctgcaggacgcgcCCTGGAAGGCCAACGGCAGCGGC ATCTGA
- the gprc5c gene encoding G-protein coupled receptor family C group 5 member C isoform X1 has protein sequence MANGSTPQGCGPSVDSLYSNLCDLKAAWGIVLEAFAAAGLVFSVVLVLSLLASLPFMHGRNRRGSVPLHAFLLLFTAGLFCLTFAFIVGKDFATCASRRFLFGVLFGGCFSCLLMQSVRVNVLTRTGSGPRAWRLCLGALGLWLVEVIINAEWLIVTVVRHPQGPLNATGAAPCNIANEDFAMALIYVMTLLLAALAASVAALAGGPGRWRREGVCILLAGLLSVGIWVAWVAMYVYGNGARGSPAWDDPTLAVALVANAWAFLLLYSIPQLCCLSRDDDPQEALGEVYPERAVGYETVLKDQGYQNMFMENKGFSMDEPNQGSKPVSPYSGYTGQLRASVYQPTELAIITKAGGNPSVDAYEVSIPRASLGPSAPGGSSPLQLQDAPWKANGSGGNGFQRTTQW, from the exons ATGGCCAACGGCAGCACCCCCCAGGGCTGCGGCCCCAGCGTGGACTCGCTCTACTCCAACCTGTGCGACCTGAAGGCCGCGTGGGGCATCGTGCTGGAGGCGTTCGCGGCCGCCGGCCTCGTCTTCTCCGTGGTGCTCGTCCTCTCGCTGCTCGCCAGCCTCCCCTTCATGCACGGCCGGAACCGCCGGGGCTCAGTGCCGCTGCacgccttcctgctgctcttcaccGCCGGCCTCTTCTGCCTCACCTTCGCCTTCATCGTGGGGAAGGACTTCGCCACCTGTGCCTCGCGGCGGTTCCTCTTCGGGGTGCTGTTCGGCGGCTGCTTCAGCTGCCTCCTGATGCAGAGCGTGCGGGTGAACGTGCTGACCAGAACCGGCAGCGGCCCGCGGGCCTGGCGCCTGTGCCTGGGGGCGCTGGGGCTGTGGCTGGTGGAGGTCATCATCAACGCAGAATGGCTGATCGTCACGGTGGTGCGGCACCCTCAGGGGCCGCTCAACGCCACAGGGGCCGCTCCCTGCAACATCGCCAACGAGGACTTCGCCATGGCCCTGATCTACGTGATGACGCTCCTGCTGGCGGCGCTGGCGGCCAGCGTGGCGGCGCTGGCGGGCGGGCCCGGGCGCTGGAGGCGGGAGGGCGTGTGCATCCTCCTGGCCGGCCTGCTGTCGGTGGGCATCTGGGTGGCGTGGGTCGCCATGTACGTCTACGGGAACGGCGCCCGCGGGTCGCCCGCCTGGGACGACCCCACGCTGGCCGTCGCCCTGGTGGCCAACGCCTGGGCCTTCCTGCTCCTCTACTCCATTCCCCAACTGTGCTGTTTGAGCCGGGACGACGACCCCCAGGAGGCCCTCGGGGAAGTGTACCCGGAGCGGGCCGTGGGCTACGAGACGGTCCTGAAGGACCAGGGCTACCAGAACATGTTCATGGAAAACAAGGGCTTCTCCATGGACGAGCCCAACCAAG GGTCCAAGCCGGTGTCTCCGTACAGCGGCTACACCGGGCAGCTGCGAGCTTCGGTCTACCAGCCCACGGAGCTGGCCATCATCACCAAAGCAGGTGGAAAC cccAGCGTGGACGCCTATGAAGTGAGCATCCCCAGAGCGAGCCTCGGCCCCTCAGCCCCCGGCGGGAGCAGccccctgcagctgcaggacgcgcCCTGGAAGGCCAACGGCAGCGGC GGCAACGGTTTCCAGAGGACGACTCAGTGGTGa
- the gprc5c gene encoding G-protein coupled receptor family C group 5 member C isoform X3, translating to MANGSTPQGCGPSVDSLYSNLCDLKAAWGIVLEAFAAAGLVFSVVLVLSLLASLPFMHGRNRRGSVPLHAFLLLFTAGLFCLTFAFIVGKDFATCASRRFLFGVLFGGCFSCLLMQSVRVNVLTRTGSGPRAWRLCLGALGLWLVEVIINAEWLIVTVVRHPQGPLNATGAAPCNIANEDFAMALIYVMTLLLAALAASVAALAGGPGRWRREGVCILLAGLLSVGIWVAWVAMYVYGNGARGSPAWDDPTLAVALVANAWAFLLLYSIPQLCCLSRDDDPQEALGEVYPERAVGYETVLKDQGYQNMFMENKGFSMDEPNQGSKPVSPYSGYTGQLRASVYQPTELAIITKAGGNGNGFQRTTQW from the exons ATGGCCAACGGCAGCACCCCCCAGGGCTGCGGCCCCAGCGTGGACTCGCTCTACTCCAACCTGTGCGACCTGAAGGCCGCGTGGGGCATCGTGCTGGAGGCGTTCGCGGCCGCCGGCCTCGTCTTCTCCGTGGTGCTCGTCCTCTCGCTGCTCGCCAGCCTCCCCTTCATGCACGGCCGGAACCGCCGGGGCTCAGTGCCGCTGCacgccttcctgctgctcttcaccGCCGGCCTCTTCTGCCTCACCTTCGCCTTCATCGTGGGGAAGGACTTCGCCACCTGTGCCTCGCGGCGGTTCCTCTTCGGGGTGCTGTTCGGCGGCTGCTTCAGCTGCCTCCTGATGCAGAGCGTGCGGGTGAACGTGCTGACCAGAACCGGCAGCGGCCCGCGGGCCTGGCGCCTGTGCCTGGGGGCGCTGGGGCTGTGGCTGGTGGAGGTCATCATCAACGCAGAATGGCTGATCGTCACGGTGGTGCGGCACCCTCAGGGGCCGCTCAACGCCACAGGGGCCGCTCCCTGCAACATCGCCAACGAGGACTTCGCCATGGCCCTGATCTACGTGATGACGCTCCTGCTGGCGGCGCTGGCGGCCAGCGTGGCGGCGCTGGCGGGCGGGCCCGGGCGCTGGAGGCGGGAGGGCGTGTGCATCCTCCTGGCCGGCCTGCTGTCGGTGGGCATCTGGGTGGCGTGGGTCGCCATGTACGTCTACGGGAACGGCGCCCGCGGGTCGCCCGCCTGGGACGACCCCACGCTGGCCGTCGCCCTGGTGGCCAACGCCTGGGCCTTCCTGCTCCTCTACTCCATTCCCCAACTGTGCTGTTTGAGCCGGGACGACGACCCCCAGGAGGCCCTCGGGGAAGTGTACCCGGAGCGGGCCGTGGGCTACGAGACGGTCCTGAAGGACCAGGGCTACCAGAACATGTTCATGGAAAACAAGGGCTTCTCCATGGACGAGCCCAACCAAG GGTCCAAGCCGGTGTCTCCGTACAGCGGCTACACCGGGCAGCTGCGAGCTTCGGTCTACCAGCCCACGGAGCTGGCCATCATCACCAAAGCAGGTGGAAAC GGCAACGGTTTCCAGAGGACGACTCAGTGGTGa